A stretch of Paludisphaera borealis DNA encodes these proteins:
- a CDS encoding response regulator transcription factor, protein MGIRVLVVEDDELIAASLVRGLREEGFTVERAADGEVAWQALQSGSWDLVLLDWWLPSQDGLSVLRRFRERDHETPVLFLTARDSVSDRVRGLNGGADDYLCKPFAFDELLARVHALLRRREGRSGTIVSSGDVKVDLATQKADRGGKPLDLKAKEYALLVFFLRHPNEVLSRTRIYEHVWDERYDGLSNTLEVHIFELRRKLEAHGDRLIHTLRGRGYVFGDPPGGSTGEGS, encoded by the coding sequence ATGGGGATTCGCGTCTTGGTGGTCGAGGATGATGAGCTGATCGCCGCGTCGCTGGTCCGTGGCCTTCGCGAGGAGGGCTTCACGGTCGAACGCGCGGCCGATGGCGAGGTCGCGTGGCAGGCCTTGCAATCGGGCTCGTGGGATCTCGTGCTCCTCGACTGGTGGCTGCCGTCGCAGGACGGGCTCTCGGTCCTCCGTCGGTTCCGCGAGCGCGATCACGAGACGCCCGTGCTGTTCCTCACCGCGCGCGACTCGGTCTCCGATCGGGTTCGAGGGCTCAATGGCGGCGCGGACGATTACCTCTGCAAGCCGTTCGCCTTCGATGAGCTGCTCGCTCGCGTCCACGCCTTGCTGCGGCGTCGCGAGGGGCGGTCAGGCACGATCGTGTCGTCCGGCGACGTGAAGGTCGATCTCGCCACCCAGAAGGCCGACCGCGGCGGCAAGCCGCTCGACCTCAAGGCCAAGGAATACGCCCTGCTCGTATTCTTCCTCCGCCACCCCAACGAGGTGCTTTCGAGGACCCGGATCTACGAGCACGTCTGGGACGAGCGGTACGACGGGCTCTCAAATACGCTCGAAGTCCATATATTCGAGCTGAGGCGCAAGCTCGAAGCGCACGGCGACCGCCTGATCCACACGCTCCGTGGACGCGGCTACGTCTTCGGCGACCCTCCAGGCGGATCAACGGGGGAGGGCTCATGA
- a CDS encoding FkbM family methyltransferase, translating to MRLIQRLIRPYVWHELPGWGRLYGAFVGDFRRDVEWRDEPRRTIRGKLHGYQLDLDLSRWSERMTYYLGRFYDLELQLLVLGLLRPGDRFIDIGANIGMITLAAASKVGETGVVDAFEPNPRCAARIRSFLEHNHIGHVRLHEMGVGDVDAELSLSVPRHNSGEGSFLPFDSTENTPDRYEQMTVPVHVADSVLEADPRPPMMIKMDVEGFECFALKGLARTIQRHLPIVATEVESAHLVRAGQTPADLCRVMEDFGYEGWVFGLRRIGLRQELDLQPIDPAASSYNALWLPTDGLARRRFEESFPNLARRPSPVAATTA from the coding sequence ATGAGACTGATTCAACGGTTGATCCGGCCGTACGTCTGGCACGAGTTGCCGGGGTGGGGACGACTCTATGGCGCGTTCGTCGGCGATTTCCGGCGCGACGTCGAGTGGCGAGACGAACCGCGCAGGACCATCCGGGGCAAGCTCCACGGTTACCAGCTCGACCTCGACCTGTCGCGGTGGTCGGAACGGATGACCTATTACCTCGGCCGGTTCTACGACCTCGAGTTGCAGCTCCTGGTTCTCGGGCTGCTGCGGCCCGGCGATCGGTTCATCGACATCGGGGCCAACATCGGCATGATCACCCTGGCCGCGGCAAGCAAGGTGGGCGAGACCGGCGTCGTCGACGCATTCGAGCCCAACCCCCGGTGCGCCGCGCGGATTCGATCGTTTCTTGAGCACAATCATATCGGCCACGTCCGGCTGCACGAGATGGGCGTCGGCGACGTCGACGCGGAGCTGAGCCTGTCCGTCCCTCGCCATAACTCGGGCGAGGGCAGCTTCTTGCCGTTCGACTCCACCGAGAACACCCCCGATCGATACGAACAGATGACCGTCCCGGTGCATGTCGCCGACTCGGTTCTGGAAGCCGACCCACGACCGCCCATGATGATCAAGATGGACGTCGAAGGGTTTGAGTGCTTCGCCCTCAAGGGCCTGGCCCGGACCATCCAGCGCCATCTACCGATCGTCGCCACCGAAGTCGAGTCGGCCCACCTCGTTCGGGCCGGACAGACGCCCGCCGACCTCTGCCGAGTCATGGAAGATTTCGGCTACGAGGGTTGGGTCTTCGGCCTGCGTCGCATCGGTTTGCGCCAGGAACTCGATCTCCAACCGATCGATCCCGCGGCTTCCTCCTATAACGCCCTCTGGCTGCCGACCGACGGCCTCGCCCGGCGACGGTTCGAGGAAAGTTTCCCCAACCTCGCCCGTCGCCCGTCTCCGGTTGCCGCGACGACTGCCTGA
- a CDS encoding MIP/aquaporin family protein, producing MSDERPSLAKPCAAEFVGTYLLIFLGCGVVHASVLTGAQSGLWQVAIVWGVAIMLAVYAVGAISGAHINPAITLAFAVWGRFPWRLVGPYIASQTAGAFVAAATLYVLFNPYLKLREEAKNVVRGAAGSEITAMCYGEYFPSPGPLSNAEGPYSIDRHERFNKLVSEPAACLAEFLGTLVLALVVFAVTDDRNPSAPPNGLAAVFIGLAVAALISVIAPLTQACFNPARDFGPRLFAWLAGWGPIALPGPRGAGFLTVYILSPIAGAITGAGLYLRVLAVDGTRRVHDIEGNAE from the coding sequence GTGAGCGACGAACGACCATCCCTGGCGAAGCCGTGCGCGGCGGAGTTTGTGGGCACGTACCTGCTGATTTTCCTTGGCTGCGGGGTCGTGCATGCATCGGTTTTGACCGGGGCGCAGAGCGGGCTCTGGCAGGTCGCGATCGTCTGGGGCGTGGCGATCATGCTGGCGGTCTACGCCGTCGGCGCGATCAGCGGCGCGCACATCAATCCGGCGATCACGCTGGCCTTCGCCGTCTGGGGACGCTTTCCCTGGCGGTTGGTGGGGCCGTACATCGCTTCGCAGACGGCCGGCGCGTTCGTTGCGGCGGCGACGTTATACGTGCTGTTCAACCCGTACCTGAAGCTCCGCGAGGAAGCCAAGAACGTCGTCCGGGGCGCGGCGGGGAGCGAGATCACCGCGATGTGCTACGGCGAATACTTCCCCAGCCCCGGCCCGCTCTCGAACGCCGAGGGGCCCTACTCGATCGACCGACACGAACGGTTCAACAAGCTGGTGTCCGAGCCCGCTGCGTGCCTCGCCGAATTCCTGGGCACGCTCGTTCTGGCTCTGGTCGTCTTCGCCGTCACCGACGACCGCAACCCGTCGGCCCCGCCCAACGGCCTGGCGGCGGTGTTCATCGGCCTGGCGGTCGCGGCGTTGATTTCGGTGATCGCCCCGTTGACGCAAGCCTGCTTCAACCCCGCGCGCGACTTCGGCCCGCGACTCTTCGCCTGGCTCGCGGGCTGGGGACCGATCGCCCTGCCCGGCCCCAGGGGCGCGGGGTTCTTGACGGTTTACATCCTCTCCCCGATCGCGGGTGCCATCACCGGGGCGGGGCTGTATCTGCGCGTTCTTGCGGTCGACGGAACGCGAAGAGTGCACGACATCGAAGGGAACGCGGAATGA
- a CDS encoding carboxypeptidase-like regulatory domain-containing protein: MDFARRDKLLPGEIINDALAERTTDADGRFEFTEVLASGIPRVLYTGETVYPCDVVALASGRGLAWLPLKPHHLTVPITLTLGEEGIIRGKLVEPGGNPVAGASILITALGALDQPDGDERDTENRMDLRWSGFLGVKTGADGRFIVRGLSREMAVTLIVAEPQHERLVVYAATEPPPSQATAQQNPSREAGKLADPELLRGDFTLTIRVADHVLNGRVVFEADDKPAPNAQLNYVMKSATRVFGAAKLDAEGKFRIEGLVPGTVVLRALNPQADAVPADVEVSIPETPKESEYTLVLPRGLVVRGRVVDGASGQGVGNVDVRYIPEPQHGRKGSPFGLDCRTDFNGRYRMVVPAGRGAAEVFGVPREFDHPLRGDVGDPPNPSYSRQAEGEAGQTIELADIPLNRLREAVIRVVSPDGRPVRNAEVSLLDSAYTSGGTDKGRTDAEGRYRTRGLQSGQSATVDVVGPDGLQGGTAEITRIDAPGKKTGEIEVRLSPLGSLSGRVLGDDGVPLPEARMTLFRNVRYAEQSDPSFGKAVDVGCQVAGDGSYSFKRLIPGGVFSIRVEVDGHATATSADVKVKPGEDARFEDFRLPFSDQEITGVVVDPRGKPLAGVTATYERDHRGPVLYAPNGAVWFQNTDASGRFHLTGLPRGAKRIMAYRNEGTERNIRNLKRADVAEGQKDIRIELPDVNERLRGIE, translated from the coding sequence GTGGACTTCGCGAGGAGAGACAAATTGTTGCCCGGAGAAATCATCAACGACGCTCTGGCTGAGCGGACGACCGACGCCGACGGGCGTTTCGAGTTCACGGAGGTCCTCGCGTCGGGAATTCCCAGAGTGCTCTACACGGGCGAGACCGTGTACCCCTGTGACGTCGTCGCCCTCGCATCCGGGCGGGGGCTGGCCTGGCTACCCTTGAAACCCCATCACCTCACTGTGCCGATCACGCTGACTCTGGGCGAGGAGGGAATCATTCGCGGGAAGCTCGTCGAGCCCGGAGGCAATCCCGTCGCAGGAGCAAGCATCTTGATCACTGCTCTCGGTGCTCTGGATCAACCGGACGGCGACGAGCGGGACACGGAGAATCGAATGGACCTCAGGTGGTCGGGCTTCCTTGGTGTAAAAACCGGAGCGGACGGCCGTTTTATCGTTCGCGGGTTGTCGCGCGAGATGGCCGTCACGCTGATCGTCGCCGAGCCCCAGCACGAGCGACTTGTGGTGTATGCGGCGACCGAACCTCCTCCATCACAAGCGACAGCCCAACAGAATCCGAGCCGTGAGGCCGGCAAACTTGCCGACCCGGAACTCCTTCGCGGCGACTTCACGCTCACGATCCGCGTGGCCGATCACGTCTTGAACGGTCGCGTCGTGTTCGAGGCCGACGACAAGCCCGCCCCGAACGCCCAATTGAACTACGTCATGAAGTCCGCAACGAGGGTCTTTGGGGCCGCGAAGCTCGACGCCGAGGGGAAGTTTCGCATCGAGGGGCTCGTGCCTGGTACGGTGGTTCTTCGCGCCCTCAATCCCCAAGCGGATGCGGTGCCGGCCGACGTTGAAGTCTCGATCCCGGAGACGCCGAAGGAGAGCGAGTACACCCTCGTCTTGCCTCGCGGCCTGGTCGTCAGGGGCCGAGTCGTCGACGGCGCCAGTGGTCAGGGGGTTGGAAACGTTGACGTTCGATACATCCCGGAACCGCAACACGGTCGGAAGGGGTCCCCGTTCGGGCTCGACTGCCGCACCGATTTCAACGGCCGCTATCGCATGGTCGTGCCTGCCGGTCGTGGCGCCGCCGAAGTCTTTGGCGTGCCTCGTGAGTTCGACCATCCCCTCCGAGGGGACGTGGGCGATCCCCCGAACCCGAGTTACTCGCGGCAGGCCGAGGGCGAGGCCGGACAGACGATCGAGCTTGCCGATATTCCCCTCAATCGCTTAAGAGAGGCCGTGATCCGGGTCGTCAGCCCGGACGGTCGTCCGGTTCGTAACGCCGAGGTCAGCCTCCTCGATAGCGCGTATACCTCAGGGGGGACCGACAAGGGCCGCACGGACGCCGAAGGTCGCTATCGCACGAGGGGATTGCAAAGCGGCCAGAGCGCAACCGTCGATGTTGTGGGTCCTGACGGCTTACAGGGGGGAACTGCGGAGATCACTCGAATCGACGCACCGGGCAAGAAAACCGGAGAGATCGAGGTCCGACTCTCTCCGCTCGGTTCGCTCTCCGGGCGCGTCCTGGGCGACGACGGCGTCCCGCTTCCGGAAGCCCGCATGACGCTTTTCCGGAACGTCAGATACGCCGAGCAGTCCGACCCGTCGTTCGGAAAGGCCGTGGACGTCGGCTGCCAGGTCGCTGGCGACGGTTCGTATTCCTTCAAGAGGCTGATCCCAGGCGGCGTCTTCAGCATACGGGTCGAGGTCGACGGGCACGCCACCGCGACAAGCGCCGACGTGAAGGTCAAGCCGGGAGAGGACGCTCGCTTCGAGGACTTTCGACTCCCCTTCTCAGACCAGGAAATAACCGGTGTCGTCGTCGATCCGAGGGGAAAGCCGCTTGCGGGCGTGACGGCCACTTATGAACGCGACCATCGAGGGCCCGTGCTCTACGCACCAAATGGGGCCGTCTGGTTCCAGAACACCGACGCGTCGGGGCGCTTCCATCTGACCGGTCTCCCGCGAGGAGCGAAGCGGATCATGGCCTACCGCAACGAAGGGACCGAGAGGAACATCCGGAACCTCAAGCGAGCCGACGTTGCAGAAGGACAGAAGGATATTCGCATCGAGCTTCCCGATGTGAACGAGCGGCTGCGAGGAATCGAGTAA
- a CDS encoding acetyl-CoA carboxylase carboxyltransferase subunit alpha has protein sequence MRSPHEQRLPFEAPIYEMELRLTEMEAQYAKNRGGGDTSKIGEQIRRLRRELAALKREIYSHLDPWQTVQVSRHQQRPQTRDYIELIFDQFLELHGDRAIGDDQAIVTGLGYLDDVKVMFIGHQKGKNLAERTACHFGCAHPEGYRKALLKMRFAAKFGLPIVSFIDTPGAYPGISAEERGQAAIIAENLMEMSQIATPIVCVVIGEGGSGGALGIGIGDRLGMLEHTYYSVISPEGCATILWKGSEHAPKAAAALKFTSRDLLGFGIVDEIVPEPLGGAHRDHTEIATTLKQFLLRQVRELIGVPTPELLDRRYDKYRKIGVFLEGTEGGPEPQRNGRAPSPV, from the coding sequence ATGCGCAGTCCCCACGAACAGCGTCTGCCCTTCGAGGCGCCCATCTACGAGATGGAGTTGCGCCTCACCGAGATGGAGGCGCAGTACGCCAAGAACCGCGGCGGCGGCGACACCTCGAAGATCGGCGAGCAGATCCGCCGCCTGCGTCGCGAGCTGGCGGCGCTCAAGCGCGAGATTTATTCGCATCTCGACCCCTGGCAGACCGTCCAGGTGTCGCGGCACCAGCAGCGACCCCAGACCCGCGACTACATTGAGCTGATCTTCGACCAGTTCCTCGAACTTCACGGCGACCGAGCGATCGGCGACGACCAGGCGATCGTGACCGGGCTGGGTTATCTCGACGACGTGAAGGTCATGTTCATCGGCCACCAGAAGGGCAAGAACCTCGCCGAGCGGACCGCCTGCCACTTCGGTTGCGCCCACCCCGAGGGCTACCGCAAGGCCCTCCTGAAGATGCGGTTCGCTGCCAAGTTCGGGTTGCCGATCGTCTCGTTCATTGACACTCCGGGCGCCTACCCGGGGATCTCGGCCGAGGAACGGGGGCAAGCGGCGATCATCGCCGAGAACCTGATGGAGATGAGCCAGATCGCCACCCCGATCGTCTGCGTGGTGATCGGCGAGGGAGGCTCGGGAGGCGCTCTGGGAATCGGGATCGGCGACCGTCTGGGCATGCTCGAACACACCTATTATTCGGTCATCAGTCCCGAAGGCTGCGCCACGATCCTCTGGAAGGGGAGCGAGCACGCCCCCAAGGCCGCCGCGGCCCTGAAATTCACCAGCCGCGACCTGCTCGGCTTCGGCATCGTCGACGAGATCGTCCCCGAGCCTCTCGGCGGCGCCCATCGCGACCACACCGAGATCGCCACGACGCTCAAGCAATTCCTCCTCCGCCAGGTCCGCGAGTTGATTGGGGTCCCCACGCCCGAACTCCTCGACCGTCGCTACGACAAGTACCGCAAGATCGGCGTCTTCCTGGAAGGAACCGAGGGCGGTCCGGAACCCCAGCGCAACGGGCGAGCCCCGTCCCCCGTTTGA
- a CDS encoding bile acid:sodium symporter family protein produces MTRRRFDWFLPGMVIAVALACVFPGPGAHGGWLHPEIVTKGGVALIFFLHGVALSFGALRAGAFQWRLHVVVQLGTFLLFPVLGLAMLAVFGGYISAPLRLGSFYLCALPSTVSSSVALTAAARGNVPAAVFNATLSSLLGVVLTPLSIGWYRGASGEGASLTGVMIDLVVWLVLPLVVGQIARRWLGGWAARNKAKINVVDRITILLLVYTSFCDSVAMGVWRGHGLDAFATLAASIVLFFAVMFLIGWICDRLGFSTPDRIAAIFCGSKKTLASGVPMAQLMFGESPDLGLILLPIMIYHPLQLLICGVLAGRWAKRAEEIGELAQPIPQAGLLLDED; encoded by the coding sequence ATGACGCGGCGGCGGTTCGATTGGTTCCTGCCGGGGATGGTGATCGCCGTTGCGCTGGCGTGCGTGTTTCCGGGGCCGGGGGCTCACGGCGGGTGGCTGCATCCGGAGATCGTGACCAAGGGGGGCGTGGCTCTGATCTTCTTCCTGCACGGGGTCGCCCTCTCGTTCGGGGCGCTCCGGGCCGGGGCCTTTCAGTGGCGGCTGCATGTGGTCGTTCAGCTTGGCACGTTCTTGTTGTTTCCGGTGCTGGGGCTGGCGATGCTGGCGGTCTTCGGCGGGTACATCTCGGCCCCGCTCCGGCTGGGCTCGTTCTATCTGTGCGCGTTGCCGTCGACGGTGTCGTCGTCGGTCGCGCTCACGGCGGCCGCGCGGGGCAACGTGCCGGCCGCCGTCTTCAACGCGACGCTTTCCAGCCTGCTCGGCGTGGTGCTCACTCCACTGTCGATCGGCTGGTATCGCGGAGCGAGCGGAGAAGGCGCGTCGCTGACCGGCGTGATGATCGACCTCGTCGTCTGGCTCGTCCTGCCGCTCGTTGTCGGCCAGATCGCGCGGCGATGGCTCGGCGGGTGGGCGGCGCGCAACAAGGCGAAGATCAACGTGGTCGATCGGATCACGATCCTCTTGCTGGTCTATACGTCGTTCTGCGACTCGGTGGCGATGGGCGTCTGGCGGGGACACGGCCTTGACGCGTTCGCGACGCTGGCGGCGTCGATCGTGCTGTTCTTCGCCGTGATGTTCCTGATCGGCTGGATCTGCGACCGCCTCGGCTTCTCGACGCCCGACCGCATCGCCGCGATCTTCTGCGGGTCGAAAAAGACGCTCGCCTCCGGCGTGCCGATGGCCCAGCTCATGTTCGGCGAATCGCCCGACCTGGGCCTGATCCTCCTGCCGATCATGATCTATCACCCGTTGCAACTGCTCATTTGCGGCGTCCTCGCCGGGCGTTGGGCGAAGCGGGCCGAGGAAATAGGCGAATTGGCGCAGCCGATCCCGCAAGCTGGATTGCTGCTCGACGAGGACTGA
- a CDS encoding carboxypeptidase regulatory-like domain-containing protein yields MSPALIPLILLALTADRPVLVGRVTTTDGAPVVGAHVAIDSAGVRKGTSPLCPSCYLDCRKSAETDVKGEFRIDAVDPELLFNVLVMADGFRPTFAMKSDPLKEPVKVTLSAFDPSTFEANRILKGVVVDAGGRPLAGVKLTPQGFATEAFRGFSPDILDPLAVTNLKGEFVMTSKSPMEYADLRATGSGVAPRIFHGCKPEANPQTLTMTPGATLIGRVVRDGKPVVGCEVGLVQVNRGSDGWLGETSVGTDSDGRFTFVNVHPDEGYFVYTVMGSVKDGGAADAKKIHSGGEGATTDAGDFVVVRGHTIKGRVLLSDEKPVPPKTRLLLSREDAWDARYFDLDAEGRFAIDGLPTERYMLNVALKGYAVSPKNHSIDTQNGRSLVGMIDQDIDGLKILLEPRAR; encoded by the coding sequence ATGTCCCCTGCCCTGATCCCCTTGATTCTCCTCGCCCTGACGGCTGACCGGCCTGTTCTCGTGGGGCGCGTGACGACGACCGACGGCGCTCCGGTCGTCGGGGCGCACGTGGCGATCGACTCGGCCGGCGTCCGCAAGGGGACGAGCCCGCTCTGCCCGTCGTGCTACCTCGACTGCCGCAAGAGTGCTGAGACGGACGTAAAAGGCGAATTTCGGATCGACGCCGTCGACCCCGAACTGCTGTTCAACGTCCTGGTCATGGCCGATGGGTTCCGCCCGACGTTCGCGATGAAGTCGGACCCCCTGAAGGAGCCGGTCAAGGTGACGCTCTCGGCCTTCGACCCGAGCACGTTCGAGGCGAACCGGATCTTGAAGGGGGTCGTCGTCGACGCCGGCGGCCGTCCGCTGGCCGGCGTCAAACTCACTCCCCAAGGCTTCGCGACCGAGGCGTTTCGGGGCTTCAGCCCGGACATCCTCGACCCACTGGCCGTGACCAACCTGAAGGGCGAGTTCGTGATGACGTCGAAATCGCCGATGGAATACGCGGACCTGCGTGCGACCGGGAGCGGCGTCGCGCCCCGAATCTTTCACGGCTGCAAGCCCGAGGCGAATCCGCAGACGCTGACGATGACCCCAGGGGCGACGCTGATCGGCCGGGTGGTCCGCGACGGCAAGCCCGTCGTCGGCTGCGAGGTCGGCCTGGTTCAGGTCAATCGCGGCAGCGACGGCTGGCTCGGCGAGACATCGGTCGGAACCGATTCCGATGGACGGTTCACCTTCGTGAACGTCCACCCCGACGAGGGCTATTTCGTTTATACGGTGATGGGGAGCGTGAAGGACGGCGGAGCGGCCGATGCGAAGAAGATCCACTCCGGGGGCGAAGGGGCGACGACCGACGCGGGGGATTTCGTCGTGGTTCGCGGGCATACGATCAAGGGGCGCGTCCTGCTCTCCGATGAGAAGCCGGTTCCGCCGAAGACGAGGCTTCTGCTCTCCCGGGAAGACGCATGGGACGCCCGGTACTTCGATCTCGACGCCGAGGGCCGGTTCGCGATCGACGGCCTTCCGACCGAGCGTTACATGCTCAACGTCGCGCTGAAGGGTTACGCGGTCTCGCCGAAGAACCACAGCATCGACACGCAGAACGGGCGCAGCCTCGTCGGCATGATCGATCAGGACATCGATGGGCTGAAGATCCTCTTGGAGCCGCGCGCCAGGTAG
- a CDS encoding sensor histidine kinase: MSLSTRLSLFFLAALAVVLLGFSSTLYLLGRSYLTNQLDERLEKALDTLEAAVDIETDGLEWEPRDRRLTLGVENGVEQVRWTVHDGAGGVVDRSPNLVNEPFPPHIDPEALPEMPIDGTSMTDVPGWRIARRHLRLTELLNLGRGHPENDSDDDIEYPELVLTAGLSPFPTEASLYRLALALGGVSAAVLLLSAVLGRWLCQRALAPIVQMAAAAREKAASNDQSGLPSPGTGDELEDLGKAFNALLDRRREALERQQRFTGDASHQLRTPVAGLLSLVEVVRRRPRPAEEYEQTLDQVHREANRLRQIVDSLLFLARTETESEPLKEEPLDLTVWTPETLKRWAEHPRAVDLHYEGADHGVWARAHAPLLAQALENLVDNALKYSEPGSAVRVRVWREPGVSCLAVEDRGCGLSLEETAAVFEPFYRSPRARLMGRCGVGLGLSVVHRIVAASRGSIQVEGRPGQGARFTVRLPEVAPKPYPDFPPLAPAEETTGYLSPTARSIRV, encoded by the coding sequence ATGAGTCTTTCGACGCGGCTCTCGCTGTTCTTCCTCGCCGCGCTGGCCGTGGTGCTCCTGGGGTTCTCGTCGACCCTCTACCTGCTGGGCCGATCGTACCTAACCAATCAGCTCGACGAGCGCCTGGAGAAGGCCCTCGACACCCTTGAGGCGGCCGTCGACATCGAGACCGACGGCCTCGAATGGGAGCCCCGGGACCGTCGACTGACGCTCGGCGTCGAGAACGGCGTCGAGCAAGTGCGTTGGACGGTGCACGACGGCGCCGGGGGGGTCGTCGACCGTTCGCCGAATCTGGTAAACGAGCCGTTTCCGCCTCATATCGACCCCGAGGCGCTCCCGGAGATGCCGATCGACGGAACGTCGATGACCGATGTCCCCGGTTGGCGGATCGCCCGGCGCCACTTGCGCCTGACCGAGCTTCTCAACCTGGGCCGGGGGCACCCCGAAAACGATTCCGACGACGACATCGAGTACCCCGAACTCGTGCTGACCGCCGGCCTTTCGCCATTCCCAACCGAGGCGAGCCTCTATCGGCTCGCCCTGGCGCTGGGCGGGGTCTCGGCGGCCGTGTTGTTGCTGTCGGCCGTCCTCGGTCGATGGCTCTGCCAGCGCGCCTTGGCCCCGATCGTCCAGATGGCCGCGGCCGCACGCGAGAAAGCCGCGTCCAACGACCAGAGCGGCCTGCCGAGTCCCGGCACGGGCGACGAGCTTGAAGACCTCGGCAAGGCGTTCAATGCGCTTCTGGACCGGAGGCGCGAGGCGCTCGAACGCCAGCAGCGGTTCACCGGCGACGCCTCGCACCAGCTGCGAACGCCGGTCGCGGGCCTATTAAGCCTCGTCGAGGTCGTCCGCCGTCGGCCTCGTCCTGCCGAGGAATACGAGCAGACGCTCGACCAGGTCCATCGCGAAGCCAACCGCCTCCGCCAGATCGTCGATTCGCTCCTGTTCCTCGCCCGGACCGAGACCGAATCGGAACCGCTCAAGGAGGAGCCGCTCGACCTCACGGTCTGGACCCCCGAGACGCTCAAGCGGTGGGCCGAGCATCCCCGTGCCGTCGACCTTCACTATGAGGGGGCCGATCACGGCGTCTGGGCCCGCGCCCACGCTCCGCTGCTCGCGCAGGCTTTAGAAAACCTGGTGGACAACGCCCTCAAGTACAGCGAGCCCGGATCGGCCGTGCGGGTCAGGGTCTGGCGTGAGCCGGGCGTGTCGTGTCTCGCTGTCGAGGATCGCGGCTGCGGGCTGAGCCTGGAGGAAACCGCCGCGGTCTTCGAGCCCTTCTACCGGTCGCCTCGCGCGCGGCTCATGGGGCGCTGCGGCGTCGGCCTCGGCCTCTCGGTCGTGCACCGGATCGTCGCCGCCTCACGAGGCTCAATACAGGTCGAGGGCCGTCCCGGCCAGGGCGCCCGGTTCACCGTCCGACTTCCTGAGGTCGCGCCCAAGCCTTACCCGGACTTCCCGCCGCTCGCCCCGGCGGAGGAAACAACCGGATACCTCTCGCCCACCGCGCGGAGCATTCGCGTTTAA
- a CDS encoding Gfo/Idh/MocA family protein, translating to MREPNRRHFLHDTAKLAAAIAALPAGYAKAASPADEPADSSKPSANETLRVAVIGVHGRGMDHVEGFCKQKNVTVATICDIDPQSGARAQHEVEKLSPGSAPKYVQDIRRLLDDKSIDAVSIATPNHWHALAAIWAIQAGKDVYVEKPVSHNVSEGRRIVEAARKHDKIVQTGTQCRSHKGIQDAMAFLRSGKLGQIYMAKGLCYKPRGSIGHKPDGPVPAGVDYNLWLGPAPERPFNPNRFHYNWHWNWDYGNGDLGNQGIHQMDLARWGIDKHELPKTVQSSGGRFGYSDDGQTPNTLTTSFGFDDCELQFEVRGLITNDEMKVRIGDIFYGTEGILTITSYTNWQTFFGPKLDPGPAGSGGGDHYANFVKAVRARDHKALNADIEEGHLSSAYCHLGNIAYRLGRKLHVNPTAETFVNDSEADTYLTRPYRAGFVVPAKI from the coding sequence ATGCGAGAGCCGAATCGCCGTCACTTCCTCCACGACACCGCCAAGCTGGCCGCCGCGATCGCCGCGCTGCCGGCCGGCTACGCCAAGGCGGCTTCGCCCGCCGACGAGCCGGCCGACTCGTCGAAGCCGAGCGCGAACGAGACGCTGCGCGTCGCGGTGATCGGCGTCCATGGTCGTGGAATGGACCACGTCGAAGGCTTCTGCAAGCAGAAGAACGTGACCGTCGCGACGATCTGCGACATCGACCCGCAATCCGGCGCGCGCGCCCAGCACGAGGTCGAGAAGCTCTCTCCAGGCTCGGCGCCGAAGTACGTCCAGGACATTCGCCGCCTGCTCGACGACAAGTCGATCGACGCCGTCTCGATCGCCACGCCCAACCACTGGCACGCGCTCGCCGCGATCTGGGCGATCCAGGCCGGCAAGGACGTCTACGTCGAGAAGCCGGTCAGCCACAACGTCAGCGAGGGCCGGCGGATCGTCGAGGCCGCGCGGAAGCACGACAAGATCGTCCAGACCGGGACCCAGTGCCGCAGCCACAAGGGGATTCAGGACGCGATGGCGTTCCTCCGCTCGGGCAAGCTCGGCCAGATCTACATGGCCAAGGGGCTCTGCTACAAGCCGCGCGGCTCGATCGGCCACAAACCCGACGGCCCCGTCCCGGCCGGCGTGGACTACAACCTCTGGCTCGGCCCCGCCCCCGAACGGCCGTTCAACCCCAACCGGTTCCACTACAACTGGCACTGGAACTGGGACTACGGCAACGGCGACCTCGGCAACCAGGGCATCCACCAGATGGACCTCGCCCGCTGGGGGATCGACAAGCACGAGCTGCCGAAGACCGTGCAGTCGTCCGGCGGCCGATTCGGCTACTCCGACGACGGCCAGACGCCCAACACGCTGACCACCAGCTTCGGCTTCGACGACTGCGAGCTTCAGTTCGAAGTCCGCGGCCTGATCACCAACGACGAGATGAAGGTCAGGATCGGCGACATCTTCTACGGCACCGAAGGCATCCTGACGATCACAAGCTACACCAACTGGCAAACCTTCTTCGGCCCCAAGCTCGACCCCGGCCCGGCGGGCTCCGGCGGCGGCGATCACTACGCCAACTTCGTCAAGGCCGTCCGCGCCCGCGATCACAAGGCGCTCAACGCCGACATCGAGGAAGGCCACCTTTCGAGCGCCTACTGCCACCTCGGAAACATCGCCTACCGCCTCGGCCGCAAGCTCCACGTCAACCCGACCGCCGAGACGTTCGTGAACGACTCGGAAGCCGATACGTATCTTACGCGGCCCTATCGCGCAGGCTTCGTCGTGCCGGCGAAGATCTGA